The Dromaius novaehollandiae isolate bDroNov1 chromosome 4, bDroNov1.hap1, whole genome shotgun sequence genome contains the following window.
AGAGCATGTAGAGAGCAAGAGAAGAAAGGCTTGTACTTGGGCCATCTTGCATGCTTACTTGCTATCTAGATGTTTTGATACATAGCAGGAAAGCATGGAGCTAGACCAGAGGGGAACAGCAAAAAGCAGGCTGTCGGATGGGAGGGATAGTTACTCTTCTACATTTTAAGATTATGATTAGGGAAATTCAGAGGATCAAGAAGGTGAAAATGGAGATGTAAATGAAGATGTCATTAGCTATTCAGTGATCCTTAGTGGAATGAGAACCTGGGATGGGCCAGGCAGGGTGTTTCTGGAAGAGAAGTAGAGTGTAGATGTACTGCCCAGTGTGTTTCTGCaacactaacctgtgtgcagagcattGATGTAGAAGTGCATGCTGTTGGCCCAGTTTCCCTTAGCTTTATTTCAGGTCACaacctggaagaaaaataaaataaactgcatcATGAACCAGAAGTATCCCAACACATCTGTGAGTTAATGGGACAAGAACATAGGGAAACGCCAGTGGATGGGGCTGTCAGCCAGTGCCTCTGTACGTGGATTGTTATCTCAGAGCAATGTTTGGGTTCCTCCCAGGTGCTGAGAACGTTTGACTCATTGATCAGTTCAAACTGCACACAGGAGCTGGAGAACGCTGGGGTTGATGTGTGGAAGCACGCACTGGTATGGACTTGCAAAACAGCCCTTGACCTGCCGTGTTGCTCATGAGACACAAGGAGCACTGCTGATATCCCAAAGGAAAAGCCTGCACTTTGAGTACCATTTGTAGGGTGATGGCTTTGGttgcagccagcagccctggctgtgctgtGTGGCCTGTGTCACCTCACAAGTAGCCTGCTTGTTGAAAGTACCGCTTCCTCTGCAGCCATTGCTGCACCTTGGAAGACAGAGATTGACCCAGCCTCTGTCACACTAGTGGTGACAGATGAGCAGGAACATGACATAGCAGAGAGGTTTTCAACATCTCTTAACTCATGGGGAATATGGTTTCAGCTTCCTCTGGCAAAACTGCATGGTTTGTTTCAAAGAGAGAGTAATCATCCCCAGAAGCTGTCAGCACCTTCTAACCTTGTCTTCTGGCTGTTAATCCCCACAGGTCAAGACAGTTGTGAGGTCCCCTGGTGGGTTGCTGGATGTGACAGTGACGTCCTCGATGCCTGGCCATAAGCCAACGGTTGGAGTGATCCAGGATGTGGACTGCCTTCTGTGGGCCCTTGGGAGAGTCCCAAACACGGATGGGCTTTGCCTGGACCAAGTGGTGAGATGGGTGTTTTGAGGATGTCAGCACGTagtggcccagccctgctgcagatgGTCTGCTTGCAGAGTCCCCTTTCCACCTGGAGCTTGTAGCAGGATTATATTCCTGCTGTGCCCCTGAGCTGGCTCTAAAATCAAGGCAGGTGCTGCTGTCACTGGCACAAACATATTTTTGGTGTTGGTTTGGGCTGCGTGTGTAAAGCTTCCTGATGGCATGTGTGAGCATGAAAAGTTGGCTCATTTCCATTGGGCTGTGTTCCGTCTGATGGGGATCTGCAGATTGCTGTTGGGACCAACCTTTCCTTCAGACCGCCACACTTTTCCTCAGTGTTCTGTGTGCGTACTGACGCTGTTGCTATTTCCACTGGCAGGGCATTGAAGTGGATGCAAAAGGTCACATTGTGGTCGATGAGTTCCAGAACACCACAAGGAAAGGGATTTATGCCATCGGGGATGTCTGTGGGAAAGCCCTCCTCACCCCAGGTAATGTGTTGGTGTCACCTTGCTGTTCCCTGCCCTTGAGAGGAGATGTTTGCTTGCATCATCTTACCCGATCAGCAAGAGTATGACCTCAGGAGCCTAAAACTGGAGGGATTTCCTGCAGGAGGCCTGACAAAGATGACCTTGCAGAGGAGAGTCTCTTCAGCTTTCTTCTGCCTAAACTcactgtgcgtgtgcatgtgtgtgcttcCTTGGTTGTTGTAACCAGATTCCCATCAGCCTGAGCTGGGCTGTGCCTCTGGCTCTGTTTCCCTTTTCACAGTTGCGATAGCAGCTGGCAGAAAGCTCGCGCACAGGCTCTTCGAAGGCAGGCAGGACTCCAAGCTGGACTACACTAACATTCCCACTGTGGTCTTCAGTCACCCACCCATTGGGACCGTGGGCCTCACTGAAGGTAGGGATGGGATGGATGTGCTGCTCTGACTTCACTTTCCTACTTTGTGTTGACAGCTCTCCAAGCCCTGATTTTTAAGGGAGCGGGGGATAGAATTACCTCTGGGCACCACATCTGAGGTAGATGCTGAGAAGTGTTTGCTTCAACAGGATGTTTGACTTCAAAAGGATCTGATTTTCTGTGGACCAGGCTCAAATGTTGGTTTGAGCTTGAGCTATTGGCAGCTGAGGTGTAACAGGAATCTGATAGGGTCTTGCTGAGCAATTCCTGTTCCCTGCTCTACAGTTAGTGCTTCAGCTAGCACACTCACAGGATAGAGCTGGGAATTTCTTCCTGGGAATGCCTGTTTTTCTAGCCAAACTGcagcttgttttttatttcaagaaGCCCCTTGGGAAGAGGTGAACTGTTTGCTGCAAGGGGCACCTGTAACATCTGGTGAGGGGAGGAAGCCCATAAGCTCCTTGAGAACTCGCTGAAGAAACACAAAGGTTCTCCACTCATGGTGTTGTAATGAGCTTTTGCCATTTAGCTCAGTGGCCCTTTGGCAGAGGAGGGTGGTCACATGGCTTCCTGTAGACTGCCATTGCTGTACAGGAACACTACTGTTTTTACTGCTGCAATTGTGTGCTGTACAATTAGATAGAAATCAGGATGCAAATTCACAAGAGGGTACTTTGGGGACGCTTGGAGACAAGCTCGAGATAAAGGGACTTGATTTTCAGAAAAGAGCTGCTGGATATCTTTTGGAAGTCTGGGGTCTTTAAACCACTTCTTGGGAGTCCATGATGCTTGCCTTGACAGACCACTATGGACTACATAAAAAGAGGCCAAGGAAATGAAAGCCGATTGGCTTCAATAATTATTTTATTGCTTAAAGGAATGTTCTTACCTTCAGAAAGCTGTCCTCAGTCCAAGTCTTGTAAAATGCCTTTCGACTCCTCTTTTCAAGCACCTCATGGGTGTACCCTTTAACACTCCCACTGTCTGATGCACAGTGTCTTCTGTTCCAGATGAAGCCATTTCTGTGCATGGGAGAGAGAACGTGAAGATCTACAGCACTTCATTTACCCCCATGTATCATGCAGTCACCAAAAGGAAGACCAAGTGTGTCATGAAACTGGTTTGTGCTGGCAAGGAGGAGAAGGTGTGTGAGAGGCTGTAGGGAGGTGGCTGGGAGGTCCTTTAGACCTCGGCTGTGTGTGTTCAGCTGTC
Protein-coding sequences here:
- the GSR gene encoding glutathione reductase, mitochondrial isoform X3, which produces MWNTAVHAEFIHDHTDYGFEVAGSKFNWRTIKEKRDAYVRRLNEIYENNVNKAHIEIIRGYGKFTTDPEPTVEVNGKKYTAPHILIATGGRPSVPLESEIPGASLGITSDGFFDLEELPRRSVIVGAGYIAVEMAGILSTLGSKSSLLIRHDKVLRTFDSLISSNCTQELENAGVDVWKHALVKTVVRSPGGLLDVTVTSSMPGHKPTVGVIQDVDCLLWALGRVPNTDGLCLDQVGIEVDAKGHIVVDEFQNTTRKGIYAIGDVCGKALLTPVAIAAGRKLAHRLFEGRQDSKLDYTNIPTVVFSHPPIGTVGLTEDEAISVHGRENVKIYSTSFTPMYHAVTKRKTKCVMKLVCAGKEEKVVGLHMQGLGCDEMLQGFAVAIKMGATKANFDSTVAIHPTSAEELVTLR